In Gossypium hirsutum isolate 1008001.06 chromosome D06, Gossypium_hirsutum_v2.1, whole genome shotgun sequence, one genomic interval encodes:
- the LOC107901933 gene encoding COBRA-like protein 10: MKLSWKVVAFMLFLFHSTNHISLAQQQGNDEADDEAEKQPTIPKGQEHCKGIFIWYNFISRTKEFPRLKNTIAQSWAFKSRVTILNMGTSELQAWKIFIGFQYKEILVSAKGAVLTSGVDFPAPVGNGTYLSGYPQTDLETSIDTANELDKIQVKVELRGTQFGLKPPGNPMPKTIKLANDGYKCPSPTRRKASMYVCCVKDPKLKANKTTKTKFLPRQKGDLLISYDVSQAYKNNYLAQVTIENRHPLGRLDHWNLTWEWMRGEFINSLKGAYVRKVDISGCLNGKVGEYYGDMDFSKVLNCEKKPILFDLPPEKADDAQMGKIPFCCRNGTLLPETMDSTKSKSAFVIEVFKIPPDLNRTTIYPPHKWKIVGDLNPDYRCGAPIRVEPAQSPDPTGVEAVKYAIASWQIVCNISRPTKDNSRCCVTFSAYYNKSAIPCDTCACGCEDTAKCNPNKPAMLLPPEALLVPFENRSVKAKAWAQIQHFKVPKPLPCGDNCGVSINWHVSSDYKQGWAARLTLFNWKSINFENWFTAVQFKKAGSGYERMFSFNATLLKELNNTIFIQGIEGMNYLIGKKNGSDPENDPDVPGKQQSVVTFKKSGKTWPDIAKGDGFPTKVLFNGEECALPSRIPVSTGIRFSVSLSLLFLCKFVSFLLIQCLN, from the exons ATGAAGTTGTCATGGAAAGTAGTAGCCTTCATGTTGTTTCTGTTTCATTCAACAAATCATATTTCTTTAGCCCAACAACAAGGTAATGATGAGGCTGATGATGAGGCAGAAAAGCAACCTACGATTCCCAAAGGGCAAGAACATTGTAAAGGGATATTTATTTGGTACAATTTCATCTCTAGAACAAAAGAGTTTCCCCGTTTGAAGAATACAATAGCCCAATCATGGGCATTCAAGTCCAGAGTGACCATATTGAACATGGGAACCAGTGAGTTGCAGGCTTGGAAGATTTTCATTGGGTTTCAATACAAGGAGATATTAGTTTCAGCAAAAGGAGCAGTTTTAACGAGTGGTGTGGATTTCCCAGCTCCTGTTGGCAATGGAACATACCTCTCCGGATATCCTCAAACCGATCTCGAAACTTCCATCGACACCGCTAATGAGTTGGACAAAATTCAGGTGAAAGTTGAACTCAGAGGCACACAGTTCGGACTGAAGCCACCTGGGAATCCAATGCCTAAAACAATAAAACTTGCAAATGATGGATACAAATGCCCTTCACCGACTCGTCGTA AAGCCTCAATGTACGTATGTTGTGTGAAGGACCCAAAGTTAAAAGCTAATAAAACTACAAAAACAAAGTTCTTGCCACGACAAAAAGGAGACCTTTTGATTTCGTATGATGTTAGTCAAGCCTACAAAAACAACTACCTTGCTCAGGTAACAATTGAGAACCGTCACCCTTTGGGACGTCTGGACCATTGGAACTTGACTTGGGAATGGATGAGAGGGGAATTTATAAACTCACTCAAAGGTGCTTATGTTCGAAAAGTTGATATTTCAGGCTGTTTAAATGGTAAAGTTGGGGAATACTACGGAGATATGGATTTTTCTAAAGTATTGAACTGCGAGAAAAAACCCATCCTTTTTGACTTGCCGCCGGAGAAAGCCGATGACGCCCAGATGGGGAAAATACCATTTTGTTGCAGAAATGGCACCCTTTTGCCAGAAACCATGGATTCAACCAAATCAAAGTCAGCTTTCGTAATAGAAGTCTTCAAAATTCCACCTGATTTGAACAGAACAACCATATACCCTCCCCACAAGTGGAAAATTGTGGGGGATCTTAATCCAGATTATAGATGTGGGGCACCTATCAGAGTGGAACCTGCTCAGTCCCCCGATCCCACTGGAGTTGAGGCAGTAAAATATGCAATCGCTAGCTGGCAAATTGTTTGCAACATCTCACGGCCAACCAAAGACAATTCTAGATGTTGTGTTACGTTCTCTGCTTACTACAATAAGTCAGCTATTCCTTGCGACACTTGTGCCTGTGGATGTGAAGATACAGCGAAATGCAATCCGAACAAACCGGCAATGCTTCTTCCTCCCGAGGCCCTTCTCGTTCCATTCGAAAATAGATCGGTGAAAGCCAAAGCCTGGGCGCAGATTCAACATTTTAAAGTCCCGAAGCCATTGCCTTGTGGTGACAACTGTGGGGTCAGCATAAATTGGCACGTCTCCTCGGACTACAAACAAGGATGGGCGGCTCGGCTTACCCTTTTCAATTGGAAAAGTATCAACTTCGAAAACTGGTTCACTGCGGTTCAGTTCAAGAAAGCTGGTTCTGGGTACGAAAGGATGTTCTCTTTCAATGCAACATTATTGAAAGAACTCAACAATACCATCTTCATCCAAGGCATAGAAGGGATGAATTATTTGATTGGAAAGAAGAACGGTTCAGACCCAGAAAATGATCCCGATGTACCCGGAAAACAACAATCTGTTGTTACCTTTAAAAAGAGCGGAAAGACATGGCCCGATATTGCTAAAGGAGATGGATTTCCAACAAAGGTCCTTTTCAATGGTGAAGAATGTGCACTTCCTTCACGTATTCCAGTTTCAACTGGAATCCGATTCAGTGTTAGTTTGTCGTTACTTTTTCTTTGCAAATTTGTGAGCTTCTTGTTGATACAATGTCTCAACTGA